DNA sequence from the Leptospirillum ferrooxidans C2-3 genome:
GCCATGGCTTCGGCAAACTCCTTGTAAATGACAAGAAAGATCCGGGCCGATGGAGATTTTTCCCGAAGAGAGAGGATGGATGGATAAAGCTGGTAGATATCCCCCATTCGGGAAAGGGCCAGGACAATGATCGTTTCCGGAGATCCGCAATGTCCGGGGGTGTTGTCCGATACAATCATCCCGGACCTCCCGAAAACTCCTTCATCAGGAGAAATGTGGCCTCTTCCGGAGTGATCTCGTCTTTTCCCGGAGCAATTTGACCCACAATATCGTCAAGCCCAACAGAACCCATATGCCTGTAACGGTTCAGGAAAGAGACAAGTCCGTCATCTCCGGATGCACGGGAAATCAGACGGTCGACAGGCCAGCGACCGGTCATTTCCGGATTGGCAGGTCTCAACCCTTCCCCGATCAGGTCTCCGATCCACTGGCTCATACGAACCTCATAGGTGTGGTCTCTCAAAACGCGGCTCATCGCTCTTCGAGAGATCGCCATGCGCTCTTCGGGATGGTTCAGATAATGGCTCACCCCCGCCCTGCAGGAGCTTTCGTCATCGAAGAGAGCCACCTCAGCCAAAGGACCTTCCATGACGAAAAGCTCTTCCATCAGGGACCGGCGGTCCACCAGGGAAAAAGCTCCGCAAGCGGCTATCTCGAATGTCCTCGGGTTTACAAAATCCCCATCGGGGTTCACCCCATTGTGGTAGACGGAAGAATGCAGGTTGATATTCACATCCGTTGCAGAAAAGATCCGGGCACACTCATCTGGCGACATTCTCTTGTTCGGAAGAGGCATATTCCTGATCAAGAGGTCGGAGGGATTCCACTCGGTCCCGAAGATTTTGAGTCCGAGATCCGCGATTTTTGGAAAAAACTTCTGGCGGTTATGATAACCGGCTCCCATGAACCCGACAGGAGCACCGTAAAGGGATCGATCTGCCGCAGACAGATCTCTCGGGAAAAAGATGTTTGGATCGGCAGCGGCCGGTAGATATCGGCCACGGACCCCAAGATCGGAAAGACGGGAAAGAAAGGGCTCTTTCTGGATCACGGCAAAATCATGGACCAGGGGCGCCACACTCTCCCAGTAAGTCGTCAGACGGAAGTCCTCCACAAACCAGTAGG
Encoded proteins:
- a CDS encoding glycosyltransferase, which gives rise to MSDKESETVQSQHPEVFAENLRMIGPGALTNRILSRESARATPDPFPPVLVRAKNGQPVMTAGGISLHSVYDPQKEGDLWAREALSDGVCPEEGVLILGLGMGHHVISFLNRTTCPVWVFEPDLRRLRISLSYMDWFRFRGRIRFLTELSELPSISPGVRLLVHSPSERTHPNGYVAARKMAGSIHEETIASLRILVIPPVYGGSYPVAQGVANGLKSAGHRVSFFDASPFEGALRAIGAQTSLDLHKRQLHGLFSGFMDEMVMAKVLSLKPDLIVALAQAPLSLSLLKRLREMGFPVAYWFVEDFRLTTYWESVAPLVHDFAVIQKEPFLSRLSDLGVRGRYLPAAADPNIFFPRDLSAADRSLYGAPVGFMGAGYHNRQKFFPKIADLGLKIFGTEWNPSDLLIRNMPLPNKRMSPDECARIFSATDVNINLHSSVYHNGVNPDGDFVNPRTFEIAACGAFSLVDRRSLMEELFVMEGPLAEVALFDDESSCRAGVSHYLNHPEERMAISRRAMSRVLRDHTYEVRMSQWIGDLIGEGLRPANPEMTGRWPVDRLISRASGDDGLVSFLNRYRHMGSVGLDDIVGQIAPGKDEITPEEATFLLMKEFSGGPG